CCATGCGGAGCATCACGGCGGACTGGTCGCTGATGGACTACTTCCGCGGCATCCGGATGCGGGCGGCGCCGGCCTTCCGCCCCGAAGACATGTACGCCGCCCAACTTGCAGGGGCACTGGAAGCCCTGGACGCCGGGGTCACCACCGTCGTCGACTACTGTCACAACCTGCTCACACCGGATCATGTCTCCGAATCCATTCGGGGACTGCAAGATGCCGGACTTCGCGCGGTCTGGTGCTTTGGCTTCAACACACCGCCCGGGACGACCTCGAAACCGAGCGACACCGAGGGGAAGGCAGAACTCGCCCACAAGATGGCTGCCGAGCACTTCGCGTCGAAGGACGCGCGGTTGACGTTCGGGATCGCACCCGAGGAGCCGGGACTCACGACACCGGAGCATTGCGAGTTCCAGTACCGGACCGCTCGCGAGTTGGATGCCCGCATCACGCAGCATGTGAACTGCCTGCGCATGGGAAGCGACCCGGAAGAAGTCGCGAAGCTCCTCGGACCTCGCGGGTTGCTGGGACCTGACGTGCTGCTAGTCCATATGGGCTACACGACCGGCGACGAGTGGAAGATGGTCGCCGACGCCGGAGCGGCGGTCTCGTTCACGCCCGAGACCGAACTGCAGATGGGGATGGGCATCCCGCCCACCGGAGTCGTGAGACGCTTCGGCATCACCCCCACCTACGGGGCCGACATCGTCTCGAACAACAGCGGCGACATGTTCTTCCCGCTGCGCCTGGCGCTCCAGGTAGAACGCGGTGTCGCCAATGGTCCGATCGTCGAAGGCGGCTCGATGCCCGAAGGGGTGACCGTCAGTTGCCGGGAGATCCTCGAATGGGGAACGCTCGGCGGGGCAAAGGCCGTCGGCCTCGATCATCGAATCGGCAGCCTCGCGCCCGGCAAGCAGGCCGACCTCGTGTTGATCCGCACCGACGGCATCGGCTTCGCCGGCTGGAACGAGCGGGATCCGATCGCGAGCGTGGTGCTCCAGGCAAATGCCGGCATCGTCGACACCGTGCTCGTGGGTGGCGAGATCGTGAAACGGAATGGGAAGCTGTGCGCTGACGTGGCAGCCGCTCGTGAACTCCTGGCCACTGCGGTTCAGCACGTCGCAGAAGAGGCCGAGGCCTTGGGCGGCTTCCATGTTCCCGGCCAAGGCCTCGAGGTCTGAGATGGAATTCGGCATCGCGCTCGCCACGAGCATGGAATCCTGGAATGCCGTGAAACGTGCCGAGCTGCTCGGCTTCTCGCACGCCTGGTTCTACGACACCCAGCTCCTGAACCCCGACGTCTTCGTCGGGATGACCCAGGCGGCGATGCAGACCGAGCGCATCCGCCTCGGCACCGGGGTGCTGATCCCGTCGAACCGCATCGAGCCCGTCGCAGCCAACGCGTTCGCCTCACTTGGCAGGATCGCGCCCGGGCGGATCGATTTCGGTGTCGGCACCGGCTTCACGGGCCGCCGCACGATGGGCCTCGGTGCGCTGCCTCTGGCTCGGATGAAGACCTACGTGGAGCGCGTGCAGGCGCTGCTGCGCGGCGAGACGATCGAGTGGGATTTCGAGGGCAAGGTTCGCAAGATCCGCTTCCTGAACCCGGACTTCGGCCTGATCAACCTGGAAGACGACATTCCGCTCCACGTCTCTGCCATGGGCCCAAGGGCCCGGCGGGTCGCTGCCGAACTCGGCGGCGGCTGGCTGAATTTCGGAGGACTGGTGGAGCCGGCGATCTCCGACCTGGAAGACATGCAATCCGCGTGGAAGGAAACCGGGTGCACCGAGCCACTCCACAGCACACTGTTCATCCTCGGCTGTGTGCTCCAACCCGGTGAAGCACTAGCCTGAACTATGCACGAAAGTTGGCTGAGAAGCTGGCTTTCCAATGTTTCAGCGTGCCGCGCGGCGATTGACGCTGACGGATCTCGTTTTGGGTGGTCGATGCCCATTCCGTGGCGCGAATGCGGAGTGTGCTTC
This portion of the bacterium genome encodes:
- a CDS encoding amidohydrolase family protein, encoding MRSSILAEAMTRRLIRGGCIVSLDPDVGEIPRGDVLIESGKILEIGPSIDAGDAEVIDAKDTIVLPGFVDTHRHIWQAAMRSITADWSLMDYFRGIRMRAAPAFRPEDMYAAQLAGALEALDAGVTTVVDYCHNLLTPDHVSESIRGLQDAGLRAVWCFGFNTPPGTTSKPSDTEGKAELAHKMAAEHFASKDARLTFGIAPEEPGLTTPEHCEFQYRTARELDARITQHVNCLRMGSDPEEVAKLLGPRGLLGPDVLLVHMGYTTGDEWKMVADAGAAVSFTPETELQMGMGIPPTGVVRRFGITPTYGADIVSNNSGDMFFPLRLALQVERGVANGPIVEGGSMPEGVTVSCREILEWGTLGGAKAVGLDHRIGSLAPGKQADLVLIRTDGIGFAGWNERDPIASVVLQANAGIVDTVLVGGEIVKRNGKLCADVAAARELLATAVQHVAEEAEALGGFHVPGQGLEV
- a CDS encoding LLM class flavin-dependent oxidoreductase produces the protein MEFGIALATSMESWNAVKRAELLGFSHAWFYDTQLLNPDVFVGMTQAAMQTERIRLGTGVLIPSNRIEPVAANAFASLGRIAPGRIDFGVGTGFTGRRTMGLGALPLARMKTYVERVQALLRGETIEWDFEGKVRKIRFLNPDFGLINLEDDIPLHVSAMGPRARRVAAELGGGWLNFGGLVEPAISDLEDMQSAWKETGCTEPLHSTLFILGCVLQPGEALA